Proteins from a single region of Labedella gwakjiensis:
- a CDS encoding FAD-dependent oxidoreductase produces MTRPTPDLLVIGGGIGGVAAALTAVRLGRRVVLTEQTDWLGGQLTSQAVPPDENAWIEGPATGPGYTEFRRRVRDYYRRNYPLTAAAAAERDINPGLGVVSRLCHEPRVALAVIEEMLAPWIASGRLEVLLEHRPVAVEMRGDEVASVTVRRPDGAERELSAPIVVDATELGDLLALGDVEHVIGAEGRDDTGELHAPETANPLDQQAISWCFALEHRPGEDHVGDRPERYEHWLTHVAPFWPGPQLSWTDVDPISLRVHTRPLFQLQPTREVPFDLWRFRRILAAENFREGTIDSDVTIVNWPQIDYWEAPILGVDEESAARALTASRELSASFLYWMQTEAPREDGGTGYRGLRLRGDVTGTDDGYAKAPYIREARRALTEFRVLEQHVGVEARGAGVGSEIFDDSVGIGHYRIDLHPSTSGRTYVDIEAYPFQIPLGALLPVRVDNLLPAAKNIGSTHITNGCYRLHPVEWAIGEAVGALASFALDHGVPPRAVRAEPALLDDYRRLLTDRLGVTLQWSEEVRTHHWKPEPVDAEDVPVR; encoded by the coding sequence ATGACGCGCCCTACCCCCGATCTGCTCGTGATCGGCGGCGGCATCGGCGGGGTCGCCGCGGCCCTCACCGCTGTGCGCCTCGGCCGTCGCGTGGTCCTCACGGAGCAGACCGACTGGCTCGGCGGGCAGCTCACGAGCCAGGCCGTGCCGCCCGACGAGAACGCGTGGATCGAGGGGCCGGCGACCGGTCCCGGCTACACCGAGTTCCGTCGCCGCGTGCGCGACTACTACCGCCGCAACTACCCGCTCACGGCCGCCGCGGCCGCCGAACGGGACATCAATCCGGGGCTCGGCGTCGTGAGCCGGCTGTGCCACGAACCGCGCGTGGCGCTCGCCGTGATCGAGGAGATGCTCGCGCCGTGGATCGCGTCCGGCCGGCTCGAGGTGCTCCTCGAGCACCGTCCTGTGGCCGTGGAGATGCGCGGCGACGAGGTGGCCTCGGTCACCGTCCGCCGCCCCGACGGGGCCGAGCGTGAGCTCTCCGCGCCGATCGTGGTCGACGCGACCGAGCTCGGCGACCTGCTCGCCCTCGGCGACGTGGAGCACGTGATCGGCGCGGAGGGTCGCGACGACACGGGCGAGCTGCACGCACCCGAGACGGCGAACCCGCTCGACCAGCAGGCGATCTCGTGGTGCTTCGCGCTCGAGCACCGGCCGGGTGAGGACCACGTGGGTGACCGCCCCGAACGCTACGAGCACTGGCTCACCCACGTCGCTCCGTTCTGGCCAGGGCCGCAGCTGTCGTGGACCGACGTCGACCCGATCAGCCTGCGCGTGCACACCCGTCCGCTCTTCCAACTGCAGCCCACGCGCGAGGTGCCCTTCGACCTCTGGAGATTCCGCCGCATCCTCGCGGCCGAGAACTTCCGCGAGGGCACGATCGACTCCGACGTGACGATCGTCAACTGGCCCCAGATCGACTACTGGGAGGCACCCATCCTCGGCGTCGATGAGGAGTCGGCCGCACGCGCGCTGACGGCGAGCCGTGAGCTGTCCGCGTCCTTCCTGTATTGGATGCAGACCGAGGCGCCGCGCGAGGACGGGGGCACCGGCTACCGCGGGCTCCGCCTCCGCGGCGACGTGACGGGCACGGACGACGGCTACGCGAAGGCTCCGTACATCCGCGAGGCCCGCCGCGCCCTCACCGAGTTCCGCGTGCTCGAGCAGCACGTGGGCGTGGAGGCGCGCGGCGCCGGCGTGGGGAGCGAGATCTTCGACGACAGCGTGGGGATCGGCCACTACCGGATCGACCTGCACCCGAGCACCTCGGGGCGCACATACGTGGACATCGAGGCGTACCCGTTCCAGATCCCGCTCGGCGCGCTCCTGCCGGTGCGGGTCGACAACCTGCTGCCCGCGGCGAAGAACATCGGCTCGACGCACATCACCAACGGCTGCTACCGCCTGCACCCCGTGGAGTGGGCGATCGGGGAGGCCGTCGGCGCGCTCGCGTCCTTCGCCCTCGATCATGGCGTCCCGCCCCGCGCGGTCCGCGCGGAGCCGGCGCTGCTCGACGACTACAGACGTCTCCTCACCGATCGCCTCGGCGTCACGCTGCAGTGGTCGGAGGAGGTGCGCACGCATCACTGGAAGCCCGAACCGGTGGATGCCGAAGACGTCCCGGTCCGCTGA
- a CDS encoding glycoside hydrolase family 5 protein — MFRPHRSRRTALALTGLVAAALALGAIPATATAAPTGSAPALQVDGNWIRDANGNGVTLQGVSVLAPEQNDLCEYCNSKPTSELIDLAADTAAGWNSDVVRLPVTEISSTTDLAAYDAQYIAPYVDQAVDLGIYLIIDLHLVRDYGDAAGAVPQSMVKRFWDYIAPIYGGTSNVIFEVFNEPINPANWNTWKDYIQPVVDSIRTTAPDTLLLMGSPQWSTMLNGALANPVEDDNLAYVYHIYPNQGSPTEALLDSKFGNAADQIPVVITEFGWNPPGEFSDVITNGTTSNWGVPFREYVDAHPWIGWQAWILDNFWKPQMFDYDWNLMGGEYQGQFIKSWLAGEPNVSPCETHDAVGASVQVSSVYQSFTGDNLTDGDCTNAGRWISAVGDTTPTATVTLASAQDVSSVGVYSGYSGGTGVVLVDFTIEVHTSAGWQQVAAITGNTQAARDVTVGVSGVDQIRLVVTNPSASTTEAKIARVYELAVRG, encoded by the coding sequence ATGTTCAGACCACATCGATCACGTCGGACGGCGCTCGCGCTGACCGGCCTCGTCGCCGCGGCGCTCGCACTGGGGGCGATCCCCGCCACAGCGACGGCCGCCCCCACGGGGAGCGCTCCGGCCCTGCAGGTGGACGGCAACTGGATCCGCGACGCGAACGGCAACGGCGTCACGCTCCAGGGCGTCTCCGTGCTCGCCCCCGAGCAGAACGACCTGTGCGAGTACTGCAACTCCAAACCCACGTCGGAGCTCATCGACCTGGCCGCCGACACCGCTGCGGGCTGGAACTCCGACGTCGTGCGCCTGCCCGTCACCGAGATCAGCTCCACCACCGACCTCGCCGCCTACGACGCCCAGTACATCGCGCCGTACGTGGACCAGGCCGTCGACCTCGGCATCTACCTGATCATCGACCTGCACCTCGTGCGCGACTACGGAGACGCGGCCGGCGCCGTGCCCCAGTCGATGGTGAAGCGGTTCTGGGACTACATCGCCCCCATCTACGGCGGCACGTCGAACGTGATCTTCGAAGTCTTCAACGAGCCGATCAACCCGGCGAACTGGAACACCTGGAAGGACTACATCCAGCCCGTCGTGGACTCCATCCGCACGACGGCTCCCGACACGCTGCTCCTGATGGGGTCGCCGCAGTGGAGCACGATGCTGAACGGCGCTCTCGCGAACCCCGTCGAGGACGACAACCTCGCGTACGTCTACCACATCTACCCCAACCAGGGCTCGCCGACCGAGGCGCTGCTCGACTCGAAGTTCGGGAACGCCGCCGACCAGATCCCCGTGGTGATCACGGAGTTCGGGTGGAACCCTCCCGGCGAGTTCTCCGACGTGATCACGAACGGCACCACGTCGAACTGGGGCGTCCCGTTCCGCGAGTACGTGGACGCGCACCCGTGGATCGGGTGGCAGGCGTGGATCCTCGACAACTTCTGGAAGCCGCAGATGTTCGACTACGACTGGAACCTGATGGGCGGCGAATATCAGGGACAGTTCATCAAGTCGTGGCTCGCGGGCGAGCCGAACGTGTCTCCGTGCGAGACGCACGACGCCGTCGGTGCGAGCGTGCAGGTGTCCTCCGTGTACCAGTCCTTTACGGGCGACAACCTGACGGACGGCGACTGCACGAACGCTGGACGGTGGATCTCGGCGGTGGGCGACACGACGCCGACGGCGACCGTGACGCTCGCCTCCGCGCAGGACGTCTCCTCCGTCGGCGTGTACAGCGGGTACAGCGGAGGGACGGGCGTCGTGCTCGTGGACTTCACGATCGAGGTCCACACCTCGGCCGGCTGGCAGCAGGTGGCCGCGATCACGGGCAACACGCAGGCCGCCCGTGATGTGACGGTGGGCGTGAGCGGGGTGGACCAGATCCGCCTCGTGGTCACGAACCCGTCCGCCTCCACGACGGAGGCGAAGATCGCGCGCGTCTACGAGCTGGCCGTGCGCGGCTGA
- a CDS encoding helix-turn-helix transcriptional regulator: protein MTAQAADAARILGQQIRLARHANRMTAARLAELVDVSPRVITLIERGDPAVSLGNVLNAATHAGVPLFDITDPKTLSRMRQQGEQALTLVPSNVRNRRERELDGDF from the coding sequence ATGACCGCTCAGGCGGCGGACGCCGCGCGCATCCTTGGTCAGCAGATCCGACTCGCGCGTCACGCCAACCGAATGACGGCGGCGCGACTCGCCGAGCTCGTCGACGTGTCGCCCCGCGTCATCACCCTCATCGAGCGCGGAGACCCCGCCGTTTCGCTCGGAAATGTTCTGAACGCTGCCACCCACGCCGGAGTGCCGCTCTTCGACATCACAGATCCGAAGACGCTCTCCCGCATGCGCCAGCAAGGTGAGCAGGCTCTGACCCTGGTTCCGTCGAACGTGCGCAACAGACGAGAGCGGGAACTCGATGGCGACTTCTGA
- a CDS encoding type II toxin-antitoxin system HipA family toxin yields the protein MATSDAFVWVFLPGAREPVVAGVLGRSVSGRGLAFRYANSYLAHDNPLSLGPDLELTDRTFPPAVGHGMPSSIRDAMPDGWGRQVINLDLGRDVEDALPDVQYMLRSGSDRVGALDFQASPTTYEARLSGGTLREVGDVATAIDDHEPVGSGLLNAVRNTLTSAGGSRPKAFVLFGGRSWLAKFQTSYDKTSPLIKAERAALHVAEQAGLDVPAAQLVRITTARNPNDLVLLTERFDRRGEGRRMVISGMTVAEEHSTMNASYPRLVEKLRGLARNPDAVGRELFQRLAFRIAMRVDDDHLRNVAFFWDGSHAEFTPAFDLSPDLVGTPIGLTDIGEGSREFSLEALTARHHYYNVSRSESVDIAEHMVDVVKAHRADAAEVAEMLPHEKDLLLTRTATPDIVGRLKRTA from the coding sequence ATGGCGACTTCTGACGCGTTCGTCTGGGTGTTCCTTCCCGGCGCGAGAGAACCGGTCGTCGCCGGAGTGCTCGGCCGGTCAGTCTCCGGCCGCGGGCTCGCATTCCGCTACGCCAACAGCTATCTCGCTCACGACAATCCGCTGTCACTCGGACCGGATCTCGAACTCACGGATCGGACATTCCCTCCCGCTGTCGGGCATGGGATGCCATCATCCATTCGTGATGCGATGCCGGACGGGTGGGGGCGGCAGGTCATCAATCTGGATCTCGGGCGCGATGTGGAGGACGCGCTCCCTGACGTGCAGTACATGCTCCGATCCGGCAGCGACCGGGTCGGAGCGCTGGACTTCCAGGCCAGTCCGACGACGTACGAGGCTCGCCTCAGTGGCGGCACATTGAGAGAAGTGGGAGACGTCGCAACGGCCATCGACGACCATGAGCCAGTGGGATCGGGCTTGCTCAACGCCGTGCGCAACACGCTGACATCGGCAGGCGGTTCGCGGCCGAAGGCGTTCGTCTTGTTCGGTGGGCGGTCCTGGTTGGCCAAGTTTCAGACGTCTTACGACAAAACGTCCCCTCTCATCAAGGCGGAGCGCGCTGCCCTCCACGTAGCTGAGCAGGCCGGTCTGGATGTGCCGGCCGCGCAGCTCGTCCGCATCACCACGGCCCGCAATCCGAACGACCTCGTGCTTCTCACCGAACGGTTTGATCGTCGCGGAGAGGGACGACGGATGGTGATCTCCGGCATGACGGTCGCAGAGGAGCACTCGACGATGAACGCCTCCTATCCGAGGCTGGTCGAGAAGCTTCGAGGCCTCGCACGGAATCCGGACGCAGTCGGTCGGGAACTCTTCCAGCGGCTCGCATTCCGCATCGCGATGCGCGTCGACGACGATCATCTGCGGAACGTCGCCTTCTTCTGGGACGGGAGTCACGCGGAGTTCACTCCGGCATTCGACCTCTCTCCAGACCTCGTGGGCACACCCATCGGACTCACCGACATCGGAGAGGGGAGCCGCGAGTTCAGCCTCGAAGCTCTCACCGCCCGGCATCACTATTACAACGTCTCGCGGAGCGAGTCCGTCGACATCGCCGAGCACATGGTCGACGTGGTGAAGGCGCACCGCGCGGATGCGGCCGAGGTGGCCGAGATGCTGCCGCACGAGAAGGATCTCTTGCTGACGCGCACCGCCACGCCTGACATAGTCGGGCGGCTGAAGCGCACCGCATGA